One genomic region from Microcystis panniformis FACHB-1757 encodes:
- a CDS encoding DUF3782 domain-containing protein has translation MATTSEDVWRILAELATAQAELTAAQAELTAAQKETDRQQKETERRQQETDRQLRELGKQIGGLGAKFGSFTEGLALPSMETILRQRFGMKVVSPSVRASEDGQHLEIDVLAYTNGELNTAYIVEVKSHAREESITQLKSILQRFRGFFPEHKDKKLYGILASVDLSPELREKILQEGFYVARIHDQVFELDIPDNFQPRPY, from the coding sequence ATGGCAACTACATCCGAAGACGTATGGCGAATCTTAGCCGAATTAGCGACTGCTCAAGCTGAATTAACTGCTGCTCAAGCCGAATTAACTGCTGCTCAAAAAGAAACTGACCGACAACAGAAGGAAACCGAGCGACGACAACAGGAAACCGACCGACAACTCAGAGAATTAGGTAAACAAATTGGGGGACTTGGTGCAAAATTCGGCAGTTTTACCGAAGGACTTGCCCTTCCCTCAATGGAAACGATTCTCAGACAACGGTTCGGCATGAAAGTTGTTAGTCCCAGTGTCCGAGCCAGCGAAGATGGACAACACCTAGAAATTGATGTCCTTGCCTATACCAATGGTGAGCTAAATACTGCCTATATCGTCGAGGTTAAAAGTCATGCTAGAGAGGAGTCTATTACACAATTAAAAAGTATTTTACAACGGTTTCGCGGCTTTTTTCCTGAACACAAAGATAAAAAACTCTATGGCATACTAGCATCGGTTGACTTATCCCCAGAATTACGGGAAAAAATTCTGCAAGAAGGGTTTTATGTGGCTCGGATTCATGACCAAGTATTTGAACTCGATATTCCTGATAATTTTCAACCTCGACCTTATTAA
- a CDS encoding DUF3782 domain-containing protein: MATTSEDVWRLLAELATAQAELTAAQKETDLLLKEVSQQQKENAQQQKETDRQLKETDRQQKETERRQQETDRQLKELGRQIGGLGAKFGSFTEGLALPSMETILRQRFGMEVISPSVRVSKDGQHLEIDVLAYTNGELNTAYIVEVKSHAREESITQLKSILQRFRRFFPEHKDKKLYGILASVDLSPELREKILQEGFYVARIHDQVFELDIPDNFQPRPY, encoded by the coding sequence ATGGCAACTACATCAGAAGACGTATGGAGACTCTTAGCCGAATTAGCGACGGCTCAGGCCGAATTAACTGCTGCTCAAAAAGAAACTGACCTACTATTGAAGGAAGTCAGTCAACAACAGAAGGAAAACGCCCAACAACAGAAGGAAACTGACCGACAACTCAAGGAAACTGACCGACAACAGAAGGAAACCGAGCGACGACAACAGGAAACCGACCGACAACTCAAAGAATTAGGACGGCAAATTGGGGGACTTGGTGCAAAATTCGGCAGTTTTACCGAAGGACTTGCCCTTCCCTCAATGGAAACGATTCTCAGACAACGGTTTGGTATGGAAGTTATCAGTCCCAGTGTGCGAGTCAGTAAAGATGGACAACACCTAGAAATTGATGTCCTTGCCTATACCAATGGTGAGCTAAATACTGCCTATATCGTCGAGGTTAAAAGTCATGCTAGAGAAGAATCCATTACACAATTAAAAAGTATTTTACAACGGTTTCGCCGCTTTTTCCCCGAACACAAAGATAAAAAACTCTATGGCATACTAGCATCGGTTGACTTATCCCCAGAATTACGGGAAAAAATTCTGCAAGAAGGGTTTTATGTGGCTCGGATTCACGACCAAGTATTTGAATTAGATATTCCTGATAATTTTCAACCTCGACCTTATTAA
- a CDS encoding IS630 family transposase, with translation MINLEFTEEEKNSLYYERFHHPHPRVQLKMEVLWLKSQKIPHQKICQLAGISPNTLLTYLRDYQEGGIEKLKEINFYRPKSELEFQKETLKKYFEKNPAATINEAVYRIEELTGIKRSPTQVRKFLKSMGMKCLKVGSLPSKADPDEQEDYKEKKLEPRLNEAKEGKRAVFFVDAAHFVMGAFLGFVWCFERLFVKSPSGRKRFNVLGALNAITHEVILVTNDTYITATQVCELLEKIAALGLMIPITLVLDNARYQKCKIVEELALSLSIELLYLPSYSPNLNLIERLWKLVKKKCLYGKYYENFSDFSSAIYECLNDAHLKHKKELDSLLTLRFQKFNKSQIMNV, from the coding sequence ATGATTAACCTAGAATTCACGGAAGAAGAAAAGAACTCACTGTATTATGAAAGATTTCATCATCCCCATCCCCGGGTTCAACTGAAGATGGAAGTTCTCTGGTTAAAAAGCCAAAAGATACCGCACCAAAAAATTTGTCAGTTAGCAGGAATCTCGCCAAATACCTTATTAACCTATCTTCGCGATTATCAAGAAGGCGGAATAGAAAAATTAAAAGAAATCAACTTCTATCGCCCTAAAAGTGAATTAGAGTTTCAAAAAGAAACCCTCAAAAAATACTTCGAGAAAAATCCAGCAGCCACAATAAATGAAGCTGTATATAGGATAGAAGAATTGACGGGAATAAAACGAAGTCCTACCCAAGTGAGAAAATTTTTAAAATCAATGGGAATGAAATGTTTAAAAGTAGGTTCTCTTCCTTCTAAAGCTGACCCAGATGAACAAGAGGACTACAAAGAAAAAAAGCTAGAACCCAGACTAAATGAGGCAAAAGAAGGAAAAAGGGCTGTTTTTTTTGTTGATGCCGCTCACTTCGTCATGGGAGCATTTCTCGGTTTTGTTTGGTGTTTTGAGAGACTTTTTGTTAAGTCACCGAGCGGGCGTAAACGCTTCAATGTTTTAGGAGCATTAAATGCAATAACTCATGAAGTTATTCTGGTTACGAATGACACTTATATTACGGCAACTCAAGTCTGTGAACTCCTTGAAAAAATAGCTGCTTTAGGACTAATGATTCCCATCACTCTAGTCTTAGATAATGCCCGCTATCAAAAATGTAAAATTGTTGAAGAATTGGCTCTTTCTTTGTCAATAGAGCTGCTCTATCTGCCGTCTTATTCACCTAATCTAAATTTAATTGAAAGGCTGTGGAAATTGGTCAAAAAGAAATGTTTATATGGTAAATATTATGAGAACTTTTCTGACTTTTCTTCAGCTATTTATGAATGTCTGAATGATGCCCATCTGAAACATAAAAAAGAACTGGATTCCTTGCTGACTCTACGATTTCAGAAGTTTAATAAATCTCAGATTATGAACGTCTAA
- a CDS encoding DUF3782 domain-containing protein → MATTSEDVWRILAELATAQAELTAAQAELTAAQKETDKQLKEVSQQQKETDRQQKENAQQQKKTDKQLKELGQQIGGLGAKFGSFTEGLALPSMETILRQRFGMEVISPSVRVSKDGQHLEIDVLAYTNGELNTAYIVEVKSHAREESITQLKSILQRFRRFFPEHKDKKLYGILASVDLSPELREKILQEGFYVARIHDQVFELDIPDNFQPQIY, encoded by the coding sequence ATGGCAACTACATCCGAAGACGTATGGCGAATCTTAGCCGAATTAGCGACTGCTCAAGCTGAATTAACTGCTGCTCAAGCCGAATTAACTGCTGCTCAAAAAGAAACTGACAAACAACTGAAGGAAGTTAGTCAACAACAGAAGGAAACTGACCGACAACAGAAGGAAAACGCCCAACAACAGAAGAAGACTGACAAACAACTCAAAGAATTAGGTCAGCAAATTGGGGGATTAGGGGCAAAATTCGGCAGCTTTACCGAAGGACTTGCCCTTCCCTCAATGGAAACGATTCTCAGACAACGGTTTGGTATGGAAGTTATCAGTCCCAGTGTGCGAGTCAGTAAAGATGGACAACACCTAGAAATTGATGTCCTTGCCTATACCAATGGTGAGCTAAATACTGCCTATATCGTCGAGGTTAAAAGTCATGCTAGAGAGGAGTCTATTACACAATTAAAAAGTATTTTGCAACGGTTTCGCCGCTTTTTCCCCGAACACAAAGATAAAAAACTCTATGGCATACTAGCATCGGTTGACTTATCCCCAGAATTACGGGAAAAAATTCTGCAAGAAGGGTTTTATGTGGCTCGGATTCATGACCAAGTATTTGAACTCGATATTCCTGATAATTTTCAACCTCAAATCTATTAA
- a CDS encoding nucleotidyltransferase domain-containing protein, whose translation MAQLQTLMPILQEFRQELAKFYGKRLVKLILFGSQARGNANEDSDLDIMVVLKGPISPGDEVIRMADIATQLDLKYNTFISLIPIADEDFVHRQTPLMDNIRREGIVL comes from the coding sequence ATGGCTCAATTACAAACCCTAATGCCTATACTACAAGAATTTCGCCAAGAATTAGCAAAGTTTTATGGAAAACGGTTAGTAAAACTCATCCTTTTTGGTTCACAAGCGAGGGGTAACGCCAATGAGGACTCAGATCTTGATATTATGGTCGTATTAAAAGGCCCCATTTCCCCTGGAGATGAAGTGATTCGGATGGCAGACATCGCTACTCAACTAGACCTTAAATATAATACCTTCATTTCTTTGATTCCCATCGCCGATGAAGACTTTGTACATCGACAAACCCCATTAATGGACAATATTCGCCGAGAAGGGATTGTCCTGTGA
- a CDS encoding HEPN domain-containing protein, whose amino-acid sequence MNQNQISSYINQANEELEAATLLLEKNYYRACISRCYYAIYCTVQALLIVKNINTRSHRGVRQQFSQHFIQTGELPLELSKALRITYDLRQLGDYDQVIEITREQTQIALEYATVFVEQASHWLNTH is encoded by the coding sequence GTGAACCAAAACCAAATTTCGTCCTATATCAATCAAGCTAATGAAGAATTAGAAGCGGCCACCCTATTACTTGAAAAAAATTATTATCGTGCTTGTATTTCTCGTTGCTATTATGCCATTTATTGTACAGTCCAAGCTCTGTTAATAGTTAAAAATATCAATACTCGTAGTCATCGAGGGGTACGACAGCAATTTTCTCAACATTTTATTCAAACAGGGGAATTACCATTAGAACTATCAAAAGCGTTAAGAATTACCTATGATTTACGACAATTAGGAGATTATGATCAAGTTATTGAAATAACTAGGGAACAAACACAAATTGCCTTAGAATACGCCACAGTATTTGTAGAACAAGCAAGCCACTGGCTTAATACACATTAG
- the obgE gene encoding GTPase ObgE encodes MQFIDRAEIEVEGGKGGDGIVAFRREKYVPAGGPAGGNGGKGGSVIFVATQNLQTLLDFQYSRYFKADDGKRGGPNNCTGANGSDRIIKVPCGTVVYNLDSEEIIGDLVTPEQTLIVAAGGKGGLGNRHFLSNNNRAPEYALPGLDGEKRHLRLELKLLAEVGLIGLPNAGKSTLISAVSSARPKIADYPFTTLIPNLGVVRKPTGDGTVFADIPGLIEGAHRGIGLGHEFLRHIERTRLLIHLVSLTAEDPIADYQIIQGELAAYGRGLEKRSQILVFNKIDAVDEETIDNYQKQFAKITNAEILTISAVTGAGLTTLLAKVWQQLEQLERVEDETPSLFS; translated from the coding sequence ATGCAGTTTATTGATCGCGCCGAAATAGAAGTAGAAGGGGGTAAGGGAGGTGATGGAATTGTCGCTTTCCGTCGGGAAAAATACGTCCCCGCCGGCGGTCCGGCCGGCGGTAATGGGGGAAAAGGTGGTTCGGTGATTTTCGTGGCCACTCAGAACCTGCAAACCCTGCTAGATTTCCAGTATAGTCGCTATTTTAAGGCCGATGACGGTAAACGGGGCGGCCCGAACAACTGCACCGGGGCCAACGGTAGCGATCGCATTATTAAAGTTCCCTGTGGTACAGTGGTTTACAATCTCGATAGCGAGGAAATTATCGGCGATTTGGTCACTCCCGAACAGACTTTAATCGTCGCTGCTGGAGGAAAAGGGGGATTAGGCAACCGCCACTTTTTAAGCAATAATAATCGCGCGCCTGAATACGCTTTACCCGGTTTAGACGGAGAAAAACGCCATTTACGCCTAGAATTGAAGTTATTAGCAGAAGTGGGACTGATCGGGCTGCCCAATGCGGGAAAATCCACCCTAATCTCCGCCGTTTCCTCTGCTCGTCCCAAAATCGCCGATTATCCCTTTACAACTCTTATCCCTAACCTGGGAGTGGTACGCAAACCCACAGGAGACGGGACGGTATTCGCCGATATTCCTGGATTAATCGAGGGAGCGCACCGAGGAATCGGCCTAGGACATGAATTTTTACGCCATATCGAACGCACACGCCTGTTAATTCATCTTGTCTCCTTGACAGCAGAAGACCCGATCGCCGATTATCAAATTATCCAGGGAGAATTGGCCGCCTATGGTCGAGGCTTAGAAAAGCGATCACAAATACTGGTTTTCAACAAAATTGATGCTGTGGACGAGGAAACGATAGATAACTATCAAAAGCAGTTTGCTAAAATAACCAATGCCGAGATTTTGACTATTTCCGCCGTAACAGGAGCCGGATTAACCACTCTACTCGCCAAAGTTTGGCAGCAATTAGAGCAACTGGAGAGGGTCGAGGATGAAACCCCTTCCCTGTTTTCCTAA
- a CDS encoding KH domain-containing protein, whose protein sequence is MPSTPNYLELVKFIIEPFLEEPASLRLDIERCKENERLWVRVAFDDADKGKVYGRGGRNLQAIRTTLEMAAASAGRSLYLEVYAAENEGEQRRTRRSNGNFEGTERRPSNRRPPAPRQLNN, encoded by the coding sequence ATGCCTAGTACCCCCAATTATCTCGAACTGGTGAAATTTATTATCGAGCCGTTTTTGGAAGAGCCGGCCAGTCTGAGATTGGATATCGAGCGCTGTAAGGAAAATGAACGTCTTTGGGTGCGTGTAGCCTTCGATGATGCCGATAAAGGCAAAGTTTACGGCCGGGGAGGACGCAATTTACAGGCGATTAGAACTACCCTAGAAATGGCGGCCGCGAGTGCGGGTCGCTCTCTTTATCTAGAAGTCTATGCGGCCGAAAATGAAGGCGAACAGCGCCGCACCCGTCGTTCTAATGGTAACTTTGAAGGTACGGAAAGAAGACCGAGCAATCGACGACCACCCGCACCCCGGCAGCTCAACAACTAA
- the rpsP gene encoding 30S ribosomal protein S16: MIKLRLKRFGKKREASYRIVAAVSTSRRDGRPLEELGFYNPRTDEVRLDEEGIIRRLQQGAQPTDTVRSILTKQKIFEKINA, from the coding sequence ATGATCAAATTACGTCTAAAACGCTTTGGTAAAAAACGCGAAGCCAGTTATCGTATCGTTGCGGCCGTTAGCACCAGTCGTCGCGATGGTCGTCCCCTAGAGGAATTAGGATTTTACAATCCCCGCACCGATGAAGTGCGTCTGGATGAGGAAGGAATCATCCGACGCTTACAACAAGGAGCGCAACCGACGGACACCGTGCGCAGCATTCTCACCAAACAGAAAATTTTCGAGAAAATCAATGCCTAG
- the rfbB gene encoding dTDP-glucose 4,6-dehydratase has protein sequence MTTENQARSIVVTGGAGFIGSNFVHHWCENYPEDRVIVLDALTYAGNLNNLGTLKDRKNFRFLQGDICDRALVDELFAGENIDTVAHFAAESHVDRSILGPGAFVQTNVVGTFTLLESFRQHWLSNHQPDNYRFLHVSTDEVYGSLGVDDPAFTETTPYAPNSPYSASKAGSDHLARAYFHTYGMPTIITNCSNNYGSYHFPEKLIPLMCINILLGKPLPVYGDGQNVRDWLYVRDHCQALDTVIHKGKAGETYNIGGNNEVKNIDLVRMLCELMDELAPDLPVKPAQNLITFVKDRPGHDRRYAIDASKIRTELGWQPQETVEGGLRKTIQWYLDHRDWWQPLLSKEYQEYYGKVYG, from the coding sequence ATGACGACGGAGAATCAAGCTAGAAGCATAGTAGTTACTGGTGGAGCAGGATTTATCGGCTCGAATTTTGTTCATCATTGGTGCGAGAATTATCCTGAGGATCGTGTCATTGTTCTCGATGCTCTTACCTATGCGGGCAATTTGAATAATTTAGGGACACTGAAAGATAGAAAGAATTTCCGTTTTCTGCAAGGGGATATCTGCGATCGAGCTTTAGTTGATGAATTATTTGCTGGTGAAAATATCGATACGGTTGCTCATTTTGCCGCCGAATCCCATGTGGATCGATCGATTCTTGGTCCTGGAGCTTTTGTGCAAACTAATGTGGTGGGAACTTTTACTCTATTAGAAAGTTTTCGGCAACATTGGTTAAGTAATCATCAACCCGATAACTATCGTTTTCTGCACGTTTCCACCGATGAGGTTTATGGCAGTTTAGGAGTAGATGATCCGGCTTTTACCGAAACTACTCCCTATGCGCCTAATAGTCCCTATTCTGCCTCAAAAGCGGGGAGTGATCATCTAGCGAGAGCTTATTTTCACACCTACGGAATGCCGACAATTATTACTAATTGTTCTAATAATTATGGTTCTTATCATTTTCCTGAAAAGTTAATTCCTTTGATGTGTATTAATATTCTTTTGGGTAAACCTTTACCCGTTTATGGTGATGGTCAAAATGTTCGAGATTGGTTATATGTGCGGGATCATTGTCAAGCTTTAGATACAGTTATTCACAAAGGCAAAGCGGGAGAAACCTATAATATTGGCGGAAATAATGAGGTAAAAAATATCGATTTAGTCAGGATGTTATGTGAGTTAATGGATGAATTAGCTCCCGATTTACCCGTGAAACCTGCTCAGAATTTAATTACCTTTGTTAAGGATCGCCCCGGACATGATCGCCGGTATGCTATTGATGCCAGTAAAATTCGCACTGAATTAGGTTGGCAACCTCAAGAAACGGTAGAGGGGGGATTAAGAAAAACCATTCAATGGTATCTCGATCATCGGGATTGGTGGCAACCTTTGTTATCCAAAGAATATCAAGAGTATTATGGGAAAGTTTACGGTTAG
- a CDS encoding cation diffusion facilitator family transporter — translation MAVLKDNRATVQKVLWITLLLNILVMAIKAGVGLRIGALSLQADALHSVTDSANNVLGLVAMRFSSPYPDRDHPYGHLKYEAIGALAIAAFLGIACFEILQGAIMRIIKGGKPVEIAGPELWLLIIVLGVNIFVTYYERSVGQRVGSPILIADARHTMSDVWVTITVLLGLVGVWVGNTANIPQLQWLDVILSFPVAFLVFSSGWKVLKENLPLLVDEMAIAPEVIHQIVLEVPGVLNCHAIASRGVVGRQVFIEMHLVVSAQDVETAHAITEAVEARLSQQFSPVRILIHVEPPDYHSDRITFDEEV, via the coding sequence GTGGCTGTTTTAAAAGATAATCGGGCTACCGTCCAAAAAGTTCTCTGGATCACCCTACTGCTGAACATTTTGGTTATGGCGATCAAAGCGGGGGTGGGTTTGAGGATTGGTGCTTTAAGTCTGCAAGCGGATGCTCTCCATAGTGTCACCGATAGTGCCAATAATGTCTTGGGATTAGTAGCGATGCGGTTTTCCTCTCCCTATCCAGATCGAGATCATCCCTACGGACATCTGAAATACGAAGCGATCGGAGCTTTAGCGATCGCCGCATTTTTGGGGATTGCCTGTTTTGAAATCTTGCAAGGGGCGATCATGCGTATTATCAAAGGAGGAAAACCTGTCGAGATTGCCGGTCCGGAATTATGGCTATTAATTATCGTTTTAGGGGTGAATATTTTTGTCACCTATTATGAAAGATCCGTGGGGCAGCGTGTCGGTAGTCCGATTTTGATTGCCGATGCTAGGCATACCATGAGTGATGTGTGGGTGACAATTACGGTTTTATTGGGGTTAGTTGGGGTTTGGGTGGGCAATACGGCTAATATTCCCCAATTACAATGGTTAGATGTGATTTTGTCCTTTCCTGTCGCTTTTTTGGTGTTTAGCAGTGGTTGGAAAGTCCTCAAGGAGAATTTACCTTTGTTAGTGGATGAAATGGCGATCGCTCCTGAAGTGATTCATCAAATTGTCTTGGAGGTGCCGGGGGTGCTTAATTGTCATGCGATCGCGTCTCGGGGAGTGGTGGGAAGACAGGTATTTATAGAAATGCACCTAGTTGTCTCCGCTCAAGATGTGGAAACTGCTCACGCAATCACGGAAGCGGTGGAAGCAAGATTAAGCCAACAATTTAGCCCTGTGAGAATTTTAATTCACGTTGAACCGCCGGATTATCACTCTGATCGGATCACTTTTGATGAAGAAGTGTGA
- the purQ gene encoding phosphoribosylformylglycinamidine synthase subunit PurQ: MKFGIIVFPGSNCDRDVATVTEGIFQQPTRYIWHQETDLGDVDVIVVPGGFSYGDYLRCGAIARFSPAMKTVREEAEKGKLVLGICNGFQVLTEIGLLPGALIRNRDLHFICDRVPVKVENNQSVWTRGYQPQQVVNLPIAHGEGRYYAAEDTLKSLEDNGQILFRYCTPTGEVNESGNPNGSLNNIAGITNKAGNVLGMMPHPERAADLMLNLTDGSLLFQELINCC, translated from the coding sequence ATGAAGTTTGGGATTATTGTTTTCCCCGGATCGAATTGCGATCGAGATGTGGCAACGGTGACAGAGGGTATTTTTCAGCAACCCACCCGCTATATTTGGCATCAAGAGACGGATCTAGGGGATGTGGATGTGATTGTGGTGCCGGGGGGATTTAGTTACGGCGATTATTTGCGCTGTGGTGCGATCGCTCGATTTTCGCCAGCGATGAAAACTGTCCGAGAAGAAGCCGAAAAAGGTAAATTAGTTTTAGGCATCTGTAATGGTTTTCAGGTATTAACGGAAATTGGGCTGCTACCCGGTGCGTTAATTCGTAATCGCGATTTACATTTTATTTGTGATCGAGTGCCGGTAAAAGTGGAAAATAATCAATCTGTCTGGACGCGAGGCTATCAACCACAACAGGTGGTTAATTTGCCGATTGCTCACGGGGAAGGGCGTTATTATGCCGCAGAAGATACGTTAAAATCTCTGGAGGATAACGGACAAATTCTCTTTCGTTACTGTACTCCCACAGGAGAGGTAAATGAGTCGGGAAATCCCAACGGTTCGTTAAATAATATTGCAGGAATTACCAATAAAGCAGGAAATGTGCTAGGAATGATGCCTCATCCCGAACGCGCCGCCGATCTGATGCTCAATTTGACCGATGGGAGTCTGTTATTTCAGGAGTTGATCAATTGTTGTTGA
- the purS gene encoding phosphoribosylformylglycinamidine synthase subunit PurS, whose product MPKNYQCCIYVTLRPSVLDPAGTAVESGLKQLGYDTVAGVRIGKYIELTVTAADETSAREQLDQMCDQLLANPVIENYRFDLHCQ is encoded by the coding sequence ATGCCAAAAAATTATCAGTGCTGTATTTATGTTACTCTGCGCCCTTCGGTTCTCGATCCGGCGGGTACAGCGGTAGAGTCGGGATTAAAGCAATTAGGTTATGATACTGTGGCCGGGGTGCGAATTGGTAAGTATATTGAGCTTACCGTGACAGCAGCGGACGAAACCAGCGCCCGCGAACAATTGGATCAAATGTGCGATCAACTATTGGCTAATCCTGTAATTGAAAATTATCGCTTTGATTTGCATTGTCAGTAG
- a CDS encoding Fur family transcriptional regulator, producing MKSQRTRSQERIIHLLKTLNRAVSAQELFVELRQRDQNMGLATVYRALESLKLQGAVQVRTLATGESLYSSVQQDQHHLTCIHCGRSIVFNECPVHELEEKLEKSHQFKVYYHTLEFFGLCDRCQPS from the coding sequence ATGAAATCCCAACGCACCCGATCGCAAGAGCGCATTATCCACTTACTCAAAACCTTAAATCGGGCAGTATCCGCTCAGGAACTGTTTGTGGAACTCCGTCAGCGTGACCAAAACATGGGGTTAGCCACTGTTTACCGCGCCCTAGAATCCCTAAAATTACAGGGTGCAGTGCAGGTGAGAACCCTAGCCACAGGAGAATCCCTCTACAGTTCCGTTCAGCAGGATCAACACCATCTTACCTGTATTCATTGCGGTCGGTCTATCGTCTTTAATGAGTGTCCCGTTCATGAATTGGAAGAAAAACTCGAAAAATCCCACCAATTCAAGGTTTATTACCATACTCTCGAATTTTTTGGACTTTGCGATCGCTGTCAACCCAGTTAA
- the accD gene encoding acetyl-CoA carboxylase, carboxyltransferase subunit beta — MSLFDWFANRQKTEPKVQQQQEREIADGLWTKCPNCGVLAYTKDLLANQLVCLDCGHHNRVESEERIRQLVDANTWNCLDEQIRPTDPLKFRDRKSYSDRIRESQEKTGLTDAVRTGMGTIDGLPLALGVMDFRFMGGSMGSVVGEKLCRLTERATDESLPLVIICASGGARMQEGMLSLMQMAKISGALNRHREAKLLYIPVLTNPTTGGVTASFAMLGDIIIAEPKATIGFAGKRVIEQTLREKLPEGFQTSEYLLKHGFVDAIVPRTHLKKTLAQLISLHQPFFPLLSPLNSHHHYSQPELIPLKTAQGQTTV, encoded by the coding sequence ATGTCTCTATTTGATTGGTTTGCAAATCGCCAAAAAACAGAACCCAAGGTTCAACAACAACAGGAACGAGAAATAGCCGATGGTTTATGGACAAAATGCCCAAATTGCGGCGTTTTGGCCTATACGAAGGATTTATTAGCTAATCAACTGGTGTGTCTCGATTGCGGTCATCATAATCGGGTGGAAAGTGAAGAAAGAATTCGCCAGTTAGTGGATGCTAATACTTGGAATTGCCTCGATGAACAGATTCGACCGACGGATCCGCTCAAATTTCGCGATCGGAAAAGCTATAGCGATCGCATCCGAGAAAGCCAAGAAAAAACCGGTCTGACGGATGCTGTCCGGACGGGAATGGGGACGATCGATGGTTTACCCTTAGCTTTAGGGGTGATGGACTTCCGTTTTATGGGTGGTAGCATGGGATCGGTGGTGGGAGAAAAACTCTGTCGTTTGACGGAACGAGCTACCGATGAAAGTTTACCCCTGGTGATCATCTGCGCTTCCGGCGGGGCGAGAATGCAGGAGGGAATGTTAAGTTTAATGCAGATGGCCAAGATTTCTGGCGCTCTTAACCGGCATCGGGAGGCAAAATTACTGTATATTCCCGTCTTGACTAATCCCACCACGGGAGGAGTCACGGCCAGTTTTGCCATGTTGGGAGATATTATTATCGCTGAACCGAAGGCTACTATCGGTTTTGCCGGTAAACGGGTAATTGAACAGACTTTGCGCGAGAAATTGCCGGAAGGGTTCCAAACATCGGAATACTTATTAAAACACGGGTTTGTCGATGCGATCGTTCCCCGTACCCATCTCAAGAAAACCCTCGCTCAATTAATTAGTTTACATCAGCCCTTTTTCCCCTTGTTATCCCCCCTCAACAGTCATCATCACTACAGTCAACCAGAGTTAATCCCCCTGAAAACAGCCCAGGGACAAACAACAGTTTAA